Below is a genomic region from Ferribacterium limneticum.
ACTGCTCCTGCGGAGTCAGCGTGGCCGGTGCCGTTTGCGCCTTGTAGAGCAGCGCTGAATAGGCGGAGAAGCTGATCTGGCCGAGAACCAGCGGGGCCGGGATGTTCATGCGGCCCATCAGCACCTGCTGGCCGAGCATCTGCCAGGTGGCGCCGGAAGCGGCGAGTTGATCCTGTAACCAGAGCAGTTGTTCGGCGCCGAGCAACTGGCGGTCGGTATCGGCCAGATCAGCGGCGAAGCGCTGGACGTCGAAGCTGCCGTCGCTGCCGAAGTAATTGGCGTATTCCATTTGCTGGTCGCGAGCGATCACGCGGGTATCGAGCATATGCAGCGCCAGCAGGTTGCCGAAAGCAAAGCTGCGGTTGATCTGCTGCGGTCGACGCGGGTCCGGGGTGCGAATCGGCAGCCATTCGTGGAAGGCCTGCAGCGCGGCGGCGCGGCGGACGGTGAATTCGCCCTCGGTCGCCGGATCATGGTTCTCGGCGCCGTCCTTCCATGTGTCGTTGGCGATCTCGTGGTCGTCCCAGACGTTGATGAAGGGCATGGCGGCATGCACTGCCTGCAGGTCGGCATCGATGTGGTACTGGGCGTAACGCTGGCGATAGTCGTCGAGTGTCAGCAGTTCGCCGGCCGGCAGCACTTCGCGGCCGAGCGCTGCGGCATCGGTCGAAGCGTAGCCATCACGGCCGTATTCATAGATGTAGTCGCCGAGATGGACGGCAGCATGGATGCCTTCGAGCTTAGCCGCTTCACGGTAGGCATGGAAATAACCGGCCGGGAAGTTGGAGCAGGTGAACACGGCGAGTTTGACCTGGGCAACGCTGCCCACCGGCAAAGTACGCGTACGACCGGCCGGCGAAGCCGTATGGCCGACGACGAAGCGATAGTGATAGACGGTGTCCGGCTTCAGACCGCTGACATCAACCTTGACGGTGTGATCCTTGCGGCCATCGGTCAGTGCGATACCGACGCGGACGACGCGACGGAATGCCGCGTCGAGGGCCATTTCCCATTTGACCGGAACGATGCCGCCGCGCTCGCTGGTGACGCGCGTCCAGATGATGACCTTGCGGGCGAGCGGGTCACCGCTGGCGACACCATGCTCGAAACTGACCTTGTGACGATGCGGAAAGTGCGCCAGCGAGCGCAGTTCATCGGACGGCAGGTCGTCTGCTTCGAAACCATGGGCCATGGCACGCAAGGGCAGCAGGCTGCCAGCCGAGGCAGCGACGCCGCCCATGGCGAAATGACGGAGAAAACGACGACGTTGGGTCGGAGTGCGAGTAGTCATGGGCGCCAGCCTGGAAGAGATGAAGGTAGCTCAGCCTAGCGCCAAAGAATTACAACAGCATTGCGCAAAAATGTCAGGGGAATGCACCAGTTGCGACGCCGGGTTTCGCGGGTATCGCCACATGGCGTGGCGAGCAACTGCTTATTGCGAGAAGTCTACGGGCTGCTTGAGGCTGAATGCGTGGCCGACGGACAGGCTGGAGTCGAACAGGCTATCGTCGGCAAAGGCGTCAAGGTCGTCATCCAGCCCGTCGGTCGCGTCACATCGGACATCCAGCCCGAGCGCCTGAATCTCGGCCGACAGCTCGTGGTCGGACAGCTTTTTGAAGCCACGAAAACCGTTCTCGAGCACCCCCTGAAGGTGCAGGTAGCGCGCCTGATCGTCGCGGTATTCAAGGCGGTCAAGCACCAGCAATCGAATCATTTCGTCACGCGTCATGGCGTTCTCCTTCACTCAAGCACTGGAAATGTAGTTCTTCCCCGTTACCCCTCGGTGAAATAAATATGACGATAGATTGCAAAACGGCCCATTCCCCCCATGGAAGAATGGGCCGCTGAGCTTGCCGCCAGGAAAGGCGGCGTCAGATCAGGGGGCCAGCAGTTCGGCGCAATGACCTGGCTGGGTCGGCGTGTCGGCGATGGCGGCGCCGCGTCCGATGCACTGGTCGGGCGGCAGCGCCTTGCCTTGCTCGACATGGCTGACCAGCAGATCGAAAGCGCGCTGGGCATGCGGCTGGATGAACTCCAGTTGCGGCAAAGTCAGCTTGTAAGTCTCGATGTGGTTGCCGTTTTGCACTTCGTAGAGCCGGTAGGCCGGGTTGCGATCATGGTGATGGTGATGGCGCCGATCATGGTCATCGTCGTCGATCCGGTCACCACCGTTCGCCGCCACCTTGCGGGCGTAGGCACGAGCGTGGTGATCAATCGGCAACAGGGCATCCATGGTACCGGCGACGGTGATCAGCGGACGCTGGATGCGGCCGGTGGTGGCAAAATCGGCAACGTTGTCGTCGGCATTGGAAACCGGCAGACGCGCGAAGTAGTTGTAGTTCCCCGGTCCGCTGCCGTAGGTGTCGTAGGTCGGATCAAGGCGCTTCTGCCACTGGCACAGCGTGACCTCCCAGAACGAGTTGGAATTCATGGTCCACAGCGAGGTGGCGCCAGTGCCCAGATCGGGCGGATAGCCGGCGGCGCGGATGTTTTTGGCGGCGGTACTGGTCGAACTCATGCCGCTGGCGACGTAATCAGGAAAGTTGAGGACGGCCGCCGGCAGGTCGGTCAGCAGATTCGGGGCGATTTCGTCGACGAAAGTACCCTCCCAATCGACGCCGCCATCGAACCAATCCGGCGCCGACTCGACCGCCCGCCGCACCTGGTAGGCACCGTTCGAGGTGCCAACCGCGTAAGTGTAGCGCGGCGATTTTCCGTAGTTGGCCGCCGCGCCTTTGTGGGCGAGCTTCGAGGCGAGCACCATGTAGTCGCGCCAGCGGGTGAATTCCTGGCCCGGGCCATAATCGTAAAACTGCACCCACAGCGGCGAAGTCGGGTTGAGGCGGCAGGCCAGCGGGTCGCTGGCATCGCTGAACTTCAGGTTGAGCACACCCTTGTTCTGCGAGGCGTAGGCGTAGCCCTTCTGGACGACGTAATCGCTCCAGGCGAAATCGCCGTTGAATTCGCTGCGCGTGCCAGAGGCGCCGGCAACGACGAGGCGACCGTTCCATTTGGCCGGCAGACGCAGGAGGAAGCGGGCCTGGCCGGTCGGGTCGCTGGCGATCCGCGCGTTGAGCTGAACGCCGGGCACCGGGGCGGTGATCGGCGGGCGGTTGGCGGCGTCAGGGGCAATCGTCGCGCGGTCGGTCTGCGGGGTGAAGGCGAAGGCCGGCAGGCCGGGCAGCGAGTTGTTGGCCGGGGTCGTCGCCGGGTTGGCGGTGGTCAGGTCGGCACTATCGACGCAGCTGACATCGGCCAGTTGATTGCCGAAAGCCTGGATCAGGCTGGCGCACCGGTCAGCCTGGGCGGCACCGGCGCCGAGCAACATGATCAGCGCGCTGAGGCAGCGGACGGCAGGGAGCGACGATGCAATTTTTTGTCTTTTCATGTTTTGTCTCCATTTGATTTTTGGGGGGAATTTCCGGTTGACCGTAACAGTCATCCGCATGACATCCTAATACACCCCGAGGCCGCAAACCAATGAAAAATGGGTATGGAAAACCCTTATACGCCTCGCAAAAAATGATCGGCTCATTGGCCATGATGACTTTTGTCATATGCCGGCAACAAATTAAACCTAGAGTCAGGCGCGGGGAAATGCCGGCGCAAATTGGAGGCTTGGCGTGACCGCCCGGTTGCTTGAATCCGACTTCCAGCTATCCAACCACCGACAACACCCAAACTCAAAAAGAGACCATGAAAATCAAACCAACCATCGCCTTGCTGGGCATTTTGTTCGCTGGCGCCGCCCAGGCCGCTCCCTCCTTCGTCAACGGCCTGACGCTCGATGGCAGCATGCTCGACCTGTCCGGCGGCACGACGGTCAACAACGGCCGTGTCGGCTATTTTTCCGACATTTACTACGACACCAACCGCAACGAATGGTGGGGCCTGTCCGACCGCGGCCCGGGCGGCGGCACGCTGAGCTACGACACCCGCGTCCAGCGCTTCTCGCTCGATATCAATCAGACGACCGGCGCCATTTCCAATTTCCAGATCAAGCAAACCATCGTTTTCAACAATGCCGGAAGTTCGCTGAACGGTATCGCGCCCAGCCCGACCAGCACGCTCGGCCTGTCGATGGACCCGGAGGGTTTCGTCGTCAATCCGAAGAACGGCAACTTCCTGGTTTCCGACGAGTACGGCCCATCGGTGCGTGAATTCGACCGCAATGGCAATCTTCTCCGCACCTTCGCCACACCGGCCAATCTGCTGCCGCGCAGTACCGTCACCGGCATTCCCAACTACGCCAGCGACACCGGCAACACGGCCGGCAAGCGCACCAATCGCGGCTTTGAAGGCCTGGCCATCAGCCCGGACGGCAAGTACGCCTATGCCATGCTGCAAAGCGCCATGCTCGACGAAGGCGGCGGCAATGGCAGCGTCAATCGCATCGTCAAATTCGACATCGACACCGGCAATGCCGTCGGCCAGTACGCTTATGACATGAAGCGCTCCGGTCAGGGGCAAGGCATCTCCTCGCTGGTTGCCATCAATGACCACGAGTTCTACGTGCTTGAGCGCAACAACCGTGGCATCGGGGTCGGTGCCACGTTGGCGACCGCCGACAAGGAGGTTTACAAGATCGACATCAGCGGGGCGACCGATGTCAGCAACATCGATCTCGATGCCGTAGGCGCCGTTTACACCAAAGTCAGAAAATCCGCCAAGTTCCTCGATCTCGACGCCAATACCCTGTCGGCCCTCGGCAACAAGTCGCCGGAAAAATGGGAAGGCCTGGCCATCGGACCGAAACTGGCCGACGGCAGCTTCCTGATGCTGGCCGGTACCGACAACGACTACAGCGTGACGCAGAACGATACAGGCACCCAGTTCGACGTCTATTTCCGCTTCAGCGATGCCGATCCGTACGCCACCTCGATCCAGTGCCCGCTCGGTACGACGGCCGGTTGCAGCGGTGCGGCCACCAGCGTGCCGGGTGACGGCAGCTACAAGCTGCTGCCCGGCGTCCTGCACGCCTACAAGGTCAGCGCCGCCGACCTCGCCGGCTACACGGCGCCGGTGCCGGAACCGGAATCGTGGGCGATGCTGATGGCGGGTCTGGGCTTGATCGGCTTTACCGCCCGTCGTCGCCAGGCCAAGTAAGCTTCCGAACGGTCCCGCACAGCAGTGCGGGACGCTTTGCAGCACGGCTCCGACTTATTTGTCGGAGCCGATGCCCAGCACCTGCTTTTCATTCAAGGGCTGGTAGAGAAAAGTCATCTGGCCGCCGGATATCTCCTCGACGCTGTACGTGCCATTGATGACGTCGCCGACCTTGGCGATGATGTGCTTGCCCTGATGGTTGAGGAAGACCCGCGTTTCGCCGTCCTCGTTGAGCTTGCCGAGATACTGGAAAGGCAGCGGCGGCGCCGTTGGCTTGGGCGGCTTGGGCGGTGGCGGTGCGACGTACCAGCTCTTGTTGCGGAAGGGGTCGACGAGCTTCTTGCCATCCTCCGCCTCTTCGGCCGGCGCCGGCTCGGGAAAACTGAGCGGGGCGGCAGCCAGTTCGGTCGCCCGTTCCTTCGCCCCAGCCCGCCGATTTTCTGCCGGCGACGAAGCCGCTGATTTGCTGGCGACACTGCCTTTGCGCTTGCTCTTTTCCGGCACCGGTTCGTCTTCAAGCAGGTAGCCGGCAACGAGGGTGGCCGAGAGCAGGCCGCCGAGGATAATCCAGCGTTGTTTCGGCGTCATGCCGCCTTCCTCCGGCCGAAGAGGATGAAGCGCAATTGCGCCTCAACGTCGGCGCTGCCAATGTTTTCGCGGCGCAGGCTGATGTCCTCGACGGCCAGATCGGGGAACTCCTGGCGTACCGCCGCCACGTAGCGGCGTATGGTCATGTAGCTGCCCTTGACCGGCAGATTCAGCACGTAACGGTCGAACAGGCCGTCCTTGCCCGGCACCAGGCGATAGTCGCCGGTCGGGACTTGCAGGCCTTCCTTGGTCGCCAGTTCAAGCAGGCGGCCGAGTTCGGCGTTGAGCTGATCCTCGCTCGGGAAACGGTCGAGCAGGCACTGCCGCGTATCTTCCGGCGTCACGCGCTCGGTCTGGCTTTCCATCGTGGCGCGGCGGGCGCTGCGTTCGAGGCTGGCCAGACGGCGTTCGCCTTCCTCGATGGCGGCTTCACGGCCGGGCAACACGACAATGTGGGTCAGCGCGGCGGCAACAACCAGCAAAAAGGCGATCAGCGGCAGCACCGGCAAATTGGCCGTGGCAAAGCGCAGGCGGGCGAGCAGAAGGTTCAGGAACCGGTCAGCCATGTTGCGGCAATCTCGAAGAGGATGGGTTGTTGCGGGTCGCTTTGCTTGATCTGGTGCGAGAGCAGCACGGCCTTGTCGAGCGGTTCGCGGCGCAGGGCTTCGACAAAGGCCAGCGCTGCCACCATGTTGCGCGCCTCGCCGGAAATCTGCACCGCCTTGCCGGCCGCGCTGGGGCGGATGGCGAGCAGTGCGATGTCCTCGCCGGTTGCCGCGTCGATGCTGCGGTAGAGCTTTTCCCAGTCGATGCGGATGAGGCCGATGGTCTGGCGCAGGGTCTTGCCTTCTTCGGCCGAAAAAACGTTTTCCGGGCGGCTGTCACGGCGGCCGGCATCGACCCGGTCGGCCCGGCGTGTGGCCTGGGCCAGCCTGGCTTCGACTTCTTCCTGCTGGCTGAGCAGCGTGCGGTCTTCGAGCCAGGCGTCGGCGCAAAGCAGCACGCCGGCGAGGAGCAGGACAACCGTCAGCAGGCTAGGACGGCGTGGCTGAAAATCAAGACCGAGATCACGCATGGACGCCTCCGGCGACCGGCGTGACCAGCGTCGTTTCCCAGCCGCCGGCGAGCTTGGGGGCAGCGACGGCAGATGTTGAAATCAGCACTTTTTTCCCGTTGACCGTAGCAGACTCGGCGGCCAGCAGCCCGGCCAGCTCACCCGCCAGAAGGGCCGGCTCCGCCGTGCTGGCGCGGTGATTGCGCAGGCTGGCAATCTCGCCGTCACGAACGCCAGCCAGGGTCAGCCAGCCGAGGTCGAGGCAGGCCAGCCAGCCATCGTTCAACTGTGTCTGCTGGGCCGCCAACTCGGCGATCAGCCGCGGCTGCACGCTATTCAACCGCAGGCGCCGGGCCTTGGCGGCAGCGCGCAAGCCGGCCAGCAACTGGCGGTCGATACCTGCGGCAATGCCGTTCTTGCCGAAGGCCGGACGGTCGAGCGCAATGTCCAGCGCCGCGGCCCGTTCGCCCAGGGCGTTGCGGAACAAGGCGCGGGCCAAGCCCAGTCGGGCCGCCTTGCCGGTCAGCATGTCGCTCCACGGCAGCAAGGCGTAACGGACCAGATGGTCGGCAACGACGATGCGCAAAGCTGCGCCCTTGCCGGCAGTCTTGAGCAAGGCATCGGCAGCGGCCAGCACCGGCTGCCAGTCGGCTTCGCCCGGCGCCGGCGATGCTACCTCGGCCGCTTGGCTGGACGGCGCACCGCGCCACGGCTGCCGTTCGAGAACGACGCGCTGCGGGTGAATGAAGAGGGTCAGGCGGTCAAGCCACGAAAGTGACACGGTTGGCTTCTTCCAGGCTGGTTATCCCGTCGCGGACGAGGTCAAGGGCGCTTTCGCGCAGCGAGCGGGTGCCATTGCGGCGGGCCGCTTCCTTGAGTTGGCGGATCGGGGCGCGGCTGATGATCAGTTCGCGGATTTCATCGTTGAGGACGAGCAGTTCGGCGATGGCCTTGCGACCGCGATAGCCGGTACCGCGACAGGTACCGCAGCCGACTGCGCGGCGGAATTTCCAGTCAGCACCGGCCACCGTGCCGATATCGGCGTCAGTCAGTTCTTCGCCAGTCGGTCTCGTCGGCTGCGCGCAGGCCGGGCACAGGGTACGGATCAACCGCTGGGCGACGACTCCGTTGAGCGCCGAAACGAGGTTGTACGGATCGACTTCCATGTGCAGGAAGCGGCCGATGACGTCGAAAACATTGTTGGCGTGCACCGTGGTGAACACCAGGTGGCCGGTCAGCGCCGCCTGAACGGCAATCTGTGCGGTTTCCGAGTCGCGGATTTCGCCGACCATGATCTTGTCCGGATCGTGACGCAGGATGGAGCGCAGGCCGCGGGCAAAAGTCAGGCCCTTTTTCTCGTTCACCGGGATCTGCAGTACGCCGGAAAGCTGGTATTCGACCGGATCTTCGATGGTGATGATCTTGTCTTTGCCGTCATTGATTTCAGTCAGTGCCGCGTAGAGCGTCGTCGTTTTGCCGGAACCGGTCGGGCCGGTAACCAGCACCATACCGTAGGGCTCGCTGGACAGCCGGCGGATGCGCGCCATGATGTCGGCGTCGAAGCCCATGGCGTCGAGACGCAGGCCCTGCAGGTGATCGGTCAGCGCCTGCTTGTCGAGCACCCGCAACACGGCATCCTCGCCCCAGATACTGGGCATGATGGAGACGCGGATGTCAATCTCGCGGTCCTGCCAGCTGACCTTGAAGCGGCCGTCCTGCGGCACGCGGCGCTCGGAGATGTCGAGTTCGGAAAGCACCTTGACGCGGGAAATCATCTGCTCGGCGGTATCGCTACCGTCAATCGACCCGGCGTAGTTGAGCACGCCGTCGATGCGGTATTTGATAGCCAGGCCACGATTGTTGGCCTCGATGTGAATATCGCTGGCCCCGGCTTTCAGGCCGTCATGCAGCGTTGACCGCAGGAGGCGGACAACGGTGCTGCCGTCTTCGGAAATGCGTTGCAGCGAGAGGTCTTCGGCCACCGAGCCAATGGCGATCTGGCCGCCCTCGCCGCTCAGACTGCCGTCGAGCGCCCGGACCCGGGTTTCTTCGCGGGCCAGAAAAGCCGTCAGCACCGAAGGCGGCGCCAGGCGCCAGTACAGCGGCTTGCCGAGCGGCACCAGACCTTCGAGCCAGTCGCGCACGGTGACATCGAAGGGGTTGGGCGTGGCGATCAGGTAGGCCTCGCCGGCTTCGAGGACCAGCGCCTGACGCCGGATGAATTCGGCAAACGGCGCCAGCGACAGGGCCAGCGAGTGTTCGGAAAGCTCAGCCAGACTGATCGCATTGAGGCCGAAGGCCAGGGCCGTCAATTCGCCGGCCGCCTCTTCACTCTGGCCGAAATCGGTCTGCAAGGCAGCCATCACTGCCGGCAGGCCGCGACCGGCCGCTGCCAGCTGGCATGCCTCGCCGAGCAGGACATCGTGTTCCTGGCGTTCCATCGACAAGTGCGCCTCCCCTAGTGAATTCATCGCCTATCCTACTGAAAATTGCCGGCCAGTTCGAAGATTGGCATATACAGGAGCAGCACGATGCCGCCGATGACGCCGCCGATCACCGCCATGAGCAAGGGTTCGAACAAACGGGTGAACATGTCGACGAGGCGGTTGATTTCCTCGTCGTAAAAGGTGGCGACGGCTTCCATCATGTCGCCGAGCTGGCCGCTGCGTTCGCCAACGGCGATCATGCGCAGCGCTACCGGCGTGGTCAGGCCGCCCCGTTCAGCCGCCTGCGAAAACGGCCGCCCCTGCTCGATGTCAGCCACCGCCTGCAGCAAGCCGGCGCGCAGGGCGACGGGCAGGATGTCGGAAACCATGCCGAGGGTCGTTTTGAGGGGAATGCCGGCGCGCAACAGCATGCCGGTGGTCCGGTAAAAACGTGCGAGGAAGACCAGCCGGATACGTTCGCCAAGGGCCGGCACGCTCCAGGCGGCGCGGGCGACGGCAGCACGGACGGGCGGCAGCGAAAAGAGGCCGACCAGACCTGCGACGCCCAGCGCGACGCCGACGGCCAGCCCCGCGGCGTGGTTGTTGATGAAGCCGCCCCAGGCGAAAAGCAGGCTGGACAACCCCTCCGGATCGCGCCCGCTATCGGCAAAGACCAGGGCAAAGCGCGGCACGACGTAACCGAGCAGGAAGAGCGTGACGAGCGTGCCGATGGTCATCAGCAACACCGGGTAGATGGCGGCGCTGACGATTTTCTTCTTGAGGTCGGCCAGTTTTTCGTGGAAGACAATGTAGCGCTGCAGCGCTTCGGGCATGTCGCCGGTGCGTTCGCTGGCCCTTACCGTCGCCACGTAAAGATCGGGAAAGGCCTCGGGGTGGTGCTGCATGGCCGTCGACAGCGACTGTCCTTCACGCAGGTGGCCGAGCAGACGGCTCAGGACCTCGGAGGTCGCCGAGCCCTGATCCTGCTCGGACAGCGTCTCCAGGCCTTCGACCACGGTCAGTCCGGCCTTGAGCAAGGAGAGCATTTGCCGGGTGAACAGCGGCAGCGGGAACTTGCCGCCGCGCGCCCGCCCGCTGCGCTGACCAATCGGCCGCGACGAGACGATGACGCCGCCCTGCAAGGCCGGCGCTGCGGCAAGCTGTTCAGGTGATTCGGCCGCGACCGTCAGTCGGCAAACACCCCGACCGGGAAAGACGGCCATCACGTCGTATTCCATTGTTAGCCGCGACTCACCAGTTGGTGATATCGGCGTTTTCGTCCTCACCGCCGGCCTTGCCATCCTTGCCGAAGGAGAAGAGATCGAAGTCGCCGTGTTCTCCGGGCTGGGCGTACTGGTAGGCGGCACCCCACGGGTCAGCCGGCACCTCCTTCTTGAGGTAGGGGCCCTGCCAGCGGCTCTCGCCAGCCGGG
It encodes:
- a CDS encoding alkaline phosphatase D family protein, which encodes MTTRTPTQRRRFLRHFAMGGVAASAGSLLPLRAMAHGFEADDLPSDELRSLAHFPHRHKVSFEHGVASGDPLARKVIIWTRVTSERGGIVPVKWEMALDAAFRRVVRVGIALTDGRKDHTVKVDVSGLKPDTVYHYRFVVGHTASPAGRTRTLPVGSVAQVKLAVFTCSNFPAGYFHAYREAAKLEGIHAAVHLGDYIYEYGRDGYASTDAAALGREVLPAGELLTLDDYRQRYAQYHIDADLQAVHAAMPFINVWDDHEIANDTWKDGAENHDPATEGEFTVRRAAALQAFHEWLPIRTPDPRRPQQINRSFAFGNLLALHMLDTRVIARDQQMEYANYFGSDGSFDVQRFAADLADTDRQLLGAEQLLWLQDQLAASGATWQMLGQQVLMGRMNIPAPLVLGQISFSAYSALLYKAQTAPATLTPQEQFILAQPAIPYNLDAWDGYAMARETVLAMARGLNKNLVVLAGDTHNAWASDLEDYQGNAVGVEFAVASVSSPGLEEYFPTENPLAVAAGLEAIIGPLKYANTGDRGYMVVSATPGECRCDWHYVSTVKAEEYTTLAGKSLRTLPGAAQRRLMAV
- a CDS encoding 3-hydroxybutyrate oligomer hydrolase family protein; this translates as MKRQKIASSLPAVRCLSALIMLLGAGAAQADRCASLIQAFGNQLADVSCVDSADLTTANPATTPANNSLPGLPAFAFTPQTDRATIAPDAANRPPITAPVPGVQLNARIASDPTGQARFLLRLPAKWNGRLVVAGASGTRSEFNGDFAWSDYVVQKGYAYASQNKGVLNLKFSDASDPLACRLNPTSPLWVQFYDYGPGQEFTRWRDYMVLASKLAHKGAAANYGKSPRYTYAVGTSNGAYQVRRAVESAPDWFDGGVDWEGTFVDEIAPNLLTDLPAAVLNFPDYVASGMSSTSTAAKNIRAAGYPPDLGTGATSLWTMNSNSFWEVTLCQWQKRLDPTYDTYGSGPGNYNYFARLPVSNADDNVADFATTGRIQRPLITVAGTMDALLPIDHHARAYARKVAANGGDRIDDDDHDRRHHHHHDRNPAYRLYEVQNGNHIETYKLTLPQLEFIQPHAQRAFDLLVSHVEQGKALPPDQCIGRGAAIADTPTQPGHCAELLAP
- a CDS encoding esterase-like activity of phytase family protein, whose translation is MKIKPTIALLGILFAGAAQAAPSFVNGLTLDGSMLDLSGGTTVNNGRVGYFSDIYYDTNRNEWWGLSDRGPGGGTLSYDTRVQRFSLDINQTTGAISNFQIKQTIVFNNAGSSLNGIAPSPTSTLGLSMDPEGFVVNPKNGNFLVSDEYGPSVREFDRNGNLLRTFATPANLLPRSTVTGIPNYASDTGNTAGKRTNRGFEGLAISPDGKYAYAMLQSAMLDEGGGNGSVNRIVKFDIDTGNAVGQYAYDMKRSGQGQGISSLVAINDHEFYVLERNNRGIGVGATLATADKEVYKIDISGATDVSNIDLDAVGAVYTKVRKSAKFLDLDANTLSALGNKSPEKWEGLAIGPKLADGSFLMLAGTDNDYSVTQNDTGTQFDVYFRFSDADPYATSIQCPLGTTAGCSGAATSVPGDGSYKLLPGVLHAYKVSAADLAGYTAPVPEPESWAMLMAGLGLIGFTARRRQAK
- a CDS encoding GspE/PulE family protein, translated to MNSLGEAHLSMERQEHDVLLGEACQLAAAGRGLPAVMAALQTDFGQSEEAAGELTALAFGLNAISLAELSEHSLALSLAPFAEFIRRQALVLEAGEAYLIATPNPFDVTVRDWLEGLVPLGKPLYWRLAPPSVLTAFLAREETRVRALDGSLSGEGGQIAIGSVAEDLSLQRISEDGSTVVRLLRSTLHDGLKAGASDIHIEANNRGLAIKYRIDGVLNYAGSIDGSDTAEQMISRVKVLSELDISERRVPQDGRFKVSWQDREIDIRVSIMPSIWGEDAVLRVLDKQALTDHLQGLRLDAMGFDADIMARIRRLSSEPYGMVLVTGPTGSGKTTTLYAALTEINDGKDKIITIEDPVEYQLSGVLQIPVNEKKGLTFARGLRSILRHDPDKIMVGEIRDSETAQIAVQAALTGHLVFTTVHANNVFDVIGRFLHMEVDPYNLVSALNGVVAQRLIRTLCPACAQPTRPTGEELTDADIGTVAGADWKFRRAVGCGTCRGTGYRGRKAIAELLVLNDEIRELIISRAPIRQLKEAARRNGTRSLRESALDLVRDGITSLEEANRVTFVA
- a CDS encoding type II secretion system F family protein; the encoded protein is MEYDVMAVFPGRGVCRLTVAAESPEQLAAAPALQGGVIVSSRPIGQRSGRARGGKFPLPLFTRQMLSLLKAGLTVVEGLETLSEQDQGSATSEVLSRLLGHLREGQSLSTAMQHHPEAFPDLYVATVRASERTGDMPEALQRYIVFHEKLADLKKKIVSAAIYPVLLMTIGTLVTLFLLGYVVPRFALVFADSGRDPEGLSSLLFAWGGFINNHAAGLAVGVALGVAGLVGLFSLPPVRAAVARAAWSVPALGERIRLVFLARFYRTTGMLLRAGIPLKTTLGMVSDILPVALRAGLLQAVADIEQGRPFSQAAERGGLTTPVALRMIAVGERSGQLGDMMEAVATFYDEEINRLVDMFTRLFEPLLMAVIGGVIGGIVLLLYMPIFELAGNFQ